The segment CGTATATGCAACCAatactttttgtataaatattatctactGCAATTATaacgtcaaaataaaaaaatataaaacataataatctCATTCGTGTCTTCTTCATGATACGTGACATGGGCCGAACCTTATATTTGCATAGTAATGCAGATGTATAATTTGGATGCGCCTATATGACTTTGACATATGACAATTGATATTTTGTCTGTCATCGTAGTTCGATCTCCTTTAGATTACAAATTCATACATAGCTTAAAGTAACCCAAAACATTGAATGcgtttaaaacaaatgatataaaatgtctGAAATGAATTTAACTGAGAGCAGTAATGATTGCTCAAACGATTCCCGtaagttaaaaaattctaaacttttaaatagacGAGAACACAATGTTTACAATTACTCTGAAatcaaagttattatatttctttttacagTTCTTCTTGATAGAGTATTTTTACGACTTGGAAATGCCAACACGGATGAGCAACTTGAAAATTGCTTAAATAGATTCTTGCCTCCTGTCATTCTTAAATTGTCTTCTCCTCATGAACAGGTtcgtgttaaaaaaaactcctaattttgtattcattacctactattttaatcaaaattttaatcctACCATTGTgtagtatgtaatttatttattttttcctaaattttttatcttaattatttaacatcaaCATCCATTATAGATCAGAACAAAGGTGATGGAATTATTGATTCACGTCAATAAAAGAGTTAAGTGCCGTAATGAAGTCCAGCTACCAGTTGAAACACTTCTACAATCCTACAAAGACCCCAATGCTAATAGCTTCATAATTGTAAGTATTAATAAGCAATTATGtcaattaatagtttataactaagttaattaatgtaattaattttgttttagaatttttctattatatatattaccatGGGTTTTCCGAGGTTACCCAAAGATCGACAAGTTGATTTGGTTCCATCATTGCTTGAGGCTATAGAGAATAAACCAGTCGCACATCAGGATAGGTAATATCTACACAAAtggttttaaacttaataaaaatatttttatccttgATAACAAAGTACTtccacatatttttattaatgtatatgtattgttttagtattttaatgttagtaaTGCCTTTACTTGGAGACATTAAAGAAACAAATCTTAAACTGAAGGAAAAGCCTAAAGTTGCCAatctaatattgaaatttgcaACAGATATCCTTTTGCTTCCTTACCGGTGAGTATTGAGCCATGTAACTTGTAAAACAAAAGatcattttatgtatgttttaagGTTGCATgctatttagaaaaatatcagatttatttttactaggtatttacaaaaagtaacaatttcaatttcatCTCTCTGCCCATGATCACGGTCACTGAAAAGTATTTGAAAAGTTCGGTACATGTAGAAAAAAATGCATAGTATTggaaaaagttattttcattttaatgtgtacagtatatacgaaaattttggatatcattataataaaaatttgtatatcataattttattgaattcctaaatgtaatatttgtgaatcatataaaattttttggttggaaatttatttctaagatTAATGTTTGACAAACTTTTGTGCtaactgttattaaaaattaatttgatatattttagagCACTACCTAACTCAGGCGAGAGTGAATTCCAAGTCCCCCCTGGTATGAGTATGAAATCCTACAAGAGAATTGTAGACAAGAATCAAATAAATCCTAACCAGCTTGAAGAggtaaatcaatttatattgtatacatattaaacaGTCTGAACAAAAACAAGaactatgtatttttatagccATAATAAGAAGGTTAGTAGTGGCTAAGCCCACttaacatcaaataaataaaatagattccATTTCTTTTCTCACAAATAGTTATCAAAACCTTAACATACTTTAAGACACTCCTATTATGTTTCatgaattttacatttatagttATCTTTTTCTTGACATTCCAGATGAAGCTGTCGATTGTGAACTTCATCGGCAAGGATGTGTTCAGTGCGAGTGAGGCTCTAGTCCCATTAGTGGTAGCGGCCGCAGACTCTAGATTCAGTGTTGCCAACCACGCCAACAGCCCACTTATCAGAGTTAACAGGTTtgcattttgaaatatcaCACTTAACAATATAGAaccaaacaataaatattatctttataaaattatactggcaacttttttataaaactaaaaataaaaaaataaattatttaaatttaattaaatgtcttggtagattattattaaacaaattatacatagacatttatttacgtaaccagtaataaacattaaatcttataatacaacttttttttttagttctttcttgtattattttatttttaatatgtcttTAAATACTCCAGCTCAGTGGACTGGTCTCAGCAGTCAGTAGTAGCGCCGCTGTACTCACTGTACTTAGGGACATGGGGAGGCATGACGGTACACCCGGACGACCgtaaggtaaaaaaaatactaataatatttgtacctCCAAcagcaaatataatttgtatgtaaagctctaatataattttatactatgtaTACTTAGTACTTTGAATTGAAAGTTCTTATGCaacttccaacaaggttgcaGTTAATGTTTTATGCCAAGGGAGAGAGAAAGAAGGATACACAAATGTAGAAAGTAGGAGAGAGAATGAGAGTGAGTCGGTAGATTCTAAGCACACGAACATGGTATTCTTGCTATGCAGCGAAGTAAACAGTATGAGCGTCGGGAAATTagctgaaataatatattaattaatttataatattcattatttttttagcttCGTTTGATACACATGCtgtattttcatttccacAGTATAAGCTGTACTTCTTCCGCgtactatttatttgtttatatattggtcgaaataataattgaaatttgtaaatgacaaaaaatacatttcagatTCCAGCGTGCACGAGACTGCGACTGAAAttgatacaatatttaaacaaagcaACGGGTCCAGCAATTATATTTCCACACTGTGTtcaggtaaaaatatttatttacacacacacacacacacacatatttgtttaataatatattaaataaaatatacattgttcTTTTTAGGTGGTATTTTCATCGATATTTGTTACCAATACGAATTCTCGTCTCCGCAACATGGCGCTCATGTTCCTCTTGAACGTCATAAATAAGTATGCAttaagttttctataaaaatacgttaatATGTTATCgcagttgtttttataaataattcgttTCCGTCTCAGTGGTAACGAGGTTCAGCTCAGGCAAGTAGCGTCTGTGTTTCTTCAAGGACTGTTGAAGCTCATAAGAACAGAAGAACACGCGGAACAACACGCTAAAGCTTATATGTGTTTGGGtaatttgttgaaattttgtaattttattataaggtgtaatattattatgttatatattccaAAACAACTGACATTTACAGGCAGATTGGCGATGAAATGTCCGAGCTGCTTCAATAATCAGTTTGCATTGTTGGAGGAATTAGTCAAGAAGATTCCAGATGCTGTACCGGAAATAAAGACAGCCCTGAGGGATGCGCTATTGGAAATGGCGACTGCTTATAAGATTACACCCGAAGgtactttactttttttttatattcttaaattcaAGTCAATAAAGCGACTATACTATTGACACTTAGATACTCAGCAgtcaatagaaaaaatatatgaacctAATATTATGACCAGATAAAGGCGAACCCATGGAGTGTGAGGAGGCAGGTCCGTCAGGTGTAGAGGCTGCGGAGGGCGGGGAGAGTAAGAAACCTAGACCGAGCCCCTTCGATGAACCACACGCTCTAGCACTGTTCGCCCTCCTAGACCAGTCAGTAcacattcatatacatatacatacatatatatatatatatcatttattgtaGTACGGGATTTTTgctggttttatttattaatatatatttgtttatgtagTAGTATGTTTCAATTATTGTGTCataagatttttctttaatgtaaccaaaaatataatttctaaataattaaatctaattCTCTTGTATGGGTTCTTGTTCatgagattataataaaattgtgttcatgtcacatatgtatgttaatttgaaatatacaatatactaTGTTTGTTATAGTTACATGCACTGTGAGGAATCTATGATCAGGTACATCGCGATGCGTTACGCCTCAGCTGTGTTCCCACAGGACTACGTGCCGTCTAGATACTTACTATTATTGGCCAGTGGAGACAggtacaattataataaaatttaaaactacccACACAgagttaaaaagaaataaaataacaatatttttatctaaaaaatattaccgatTTCAATATCACTTTAGTGTTTTTgatgacaaatttatttatctttattttataccagCCAAGACGAAATCTCAACGGAGGCCCTCAAGTGTCTGTACGGAACATCAAGAGCGAATGAAATAGAAGACGTCGTGAACAATGTGGCTAAGAAAGAGAAAGAGACTATCGGTATCGACGAGGAAGGTTCAAAGAAAGACAGTGCTGGGACACAGGAAGAAAAATTCAAAGTCCCGGGATTCATTGAAGTGGTTGACTATGTGTGGGATCAGATGCAGAAACGGAAAAAGGGCTCCAATGTTAAACATAGATTTGTTATTGGCAATCAAGTTCTACAATTTCATCCACAGTCATATCAAGAAGTTAGTGCTTTTCATTGATCCTATAAACATAAACTATTCCAGATACAGATAATgcaaagaggttttatattaaatatatttgtatttttttttccagatTCTAAGATATTTAAGAATGTGTTTAAATAGGAACGCCAATTTGAAAGATTGTTCCAACCATCCGAACGCCACCTCACCTTTACTGTCACGGTATATTCATGAACATTTGTTGGAGACGGAAGCCCTGGATAGATATTTGACTATGATAACGAGTCTTCTAAACGCATGTCCAggtaaagaatattaatattacgcaCGTTATTGTTggctgtatattttatacccaATAACATGAGATCAATGATTTTCGTTTTATTGGTCAGTACTTTAGCTTCAgtcatttttctattaaatttaccaCGTACATAGatataaacgaataaaaaataggATATTGAAATTTGTCAAGTTTCTCACTAGTaacaaatagaaatatgttattaatataaaatataatgcaacACTCAAGGTGTCATGCCGCTGACATGTTTCTTGGACATCGTGGGGTGTATACCGGATAAAATAGCGGACAAATACAAAACTATCTTGCCGTTTTTGAAACAACTCTTCACAAATAGCACAAGGGAGGAGATCCGAGAGACCTCGGCAGCTATCTACGCTATCATAACGGTGCACACAAGCGACAAGTCATCCATAGACAAGGAAATCAAAGAATTCGTCGATCAAGCACTTAATAATAAGAGTTTGGAATCTCAATGTGGATATGTGATGGCATTCACGTATCTCTGTGAGAGATGCGTCGTGTTGTGGAAGAGGAAGAAGTTTGGTGGCAAAGGTTTCAGTCCGAGTAATTGGGAGCCTTATAGGGAAGGTGTTCTATGTCTTGGTGAGTTTGAGTTGTTTGTCATTAATTACTTACAACAACATGTTCGCTGATGAAAGCATGGCGTTATTCGTgttcattataaatagtaaactagttatattatttttgtgttcaaTTGATCTTTCAAGttagtatatatacatatataaaaacactatGACATCCCGAAACCGTTTCAGAggctatttaaattatagattcTTAAAAGCTTCTATTCGCTCTAAGCGTTTAATGAAGGATCCGATGTTAACAAGTCATTTGAGAAACTTAAAAACTTGGTGGTTAAAAAAGAACGTTACTATGTGCTAGTAATGATGTTTTAATCTGATGTATGTTATCTTTTATTCAAAAGTTCTGAATGAAGAGTAAGGTGTAGCCCATATTtcgttgatatattttttatacttttcgcGGTaccaaagaataaaatatgttttatcttGTAAAAAGTCACGTGATGCAattatagatgtcgctgttgATTGGTTACtctaactattttttaaagcatAGTTCGTTTCTTTTTGAAGAAGTCGCAGGAAGTATGtagtaatgttatattattaatattatacttgaCTAATAAATTGTTCCCGTTGCAGCTACATTCCTCTGTCACTCTCAGTCGTTGTTGGTCAGCACGTCGTGTATCGCTATGTCCTTACTCGTTAGATGTACGTCACTACCACTACCGAATATATCGTCGAAGCAAGAACAGTTGTTAAACAGCGAAAATccattcaaaataaatcaagCCGATGTTGTAATGCCAGACGACGAAGTGACCAAGTTCAGTGTAGCTGACAGGTTGTTCAAAATTGTTGGTAACGCGAAACTACCCTCCAAGGTTAAAGAAAGATCGCTTTATAATCTCGGCCTTATGTGCTGCGGGGAAAGGTTGAGTTTTGCAAAGCAAATAGTTAAAGGATTCCTTCAAATGGCGAGGGATGTAAGTATCGATTTATgagtaattttcaataatactttattataaattatattaatcttttatattttctagagCAAAGagtttgaaatacatttacaaatagGCGAGTCGTTGGTTTTGTGTGTTGAAGGCGTTAATTCCAATGAGAACAGAGATCTGTGGACCGAACTGCCGAATGAGGTAATATATCTAGGAATGtagtaaattataactttgagAGTTGCCTTgtgtaattacaaaaaatatattaaattaaaaggatttcttattgttattgttattgacGCATCGGATCGGTCAAGTTGGACTGGTCGTGGCCACCGAAGCTGGGGTCAGCTTTATTCCCGTGTTGTAGTACTTTTTccctataaaaattatattctcatttttatacacaggtagaatctaaaataaaagactCGGAAGCATTGAAAGAAAACGACGAAATATTGAAATGGTTATTGTTGGAGCTGTTCAAGATAGGCAAACATCCACATCCCCACTCCAGACAGGTAATCTGATTTGCACTAGTATATATCCGCGACTTTGGTTgctttccttttttttatagccATATTCAATGTTATATCACTTTATACTAAACTTCGAAACAACTGAccaatctttatttttgtaaaatacatatacacatatatataaaaattttaaacctttgACTAATGgctgtatatttataacattaaggagtttataaaaaaaaaaaacgaaaaattaGGTATACCTGACGGCTGAAATTGAATGTGTTTTATGACTCATATCTCTTTAATGTATGCCATCAGGCTACTTGTATATGGCTACTGGCTCTACTGAAGAATTGTCCCGAGCGAGCTCCCATAAAGAATTCCCTGCAGCAGTTACAGGACACGTTCATGGAATACCTTTCGGAGAACAGCGGTAACTGTCAAAGAATATTCtccataacaaaaaattaccatCGAACCATCTTCATTATAGTTTAATCAAAACTCACAgcgaataatttaattatacatatacagaTATAGTCCAAGACGTAGCGAGCAAGGGTTTGAGCTTAGTGTATCAGAACTCGGACGAGGCTCAGAAGAAGGCTCTAGTGGGTCAGATCATAGACCAACTTACTAGCGGGAAGAGAGCCGTCGCACAGGTCACAGACGACACGAGGCTGTTTGAAGAGGGACAGCTAGGCACCGCGCCCACTGGGTATATACAGATTATACACGTATTTATTCTGCATATGTACTGTAGACATATGTCGTGCATTCAACGGCTGCAACCAATTTAAAATGGTCtttaaaaacgtttaaatCCATTACATTGCTAGGTCCTTCAAACTGGTTAGCACGTCAATTACGGTGGCGGTGTACTTAAGCGATTACGTTACGATTACGATCGTTTTTCAAAAGTAAtgtagagtttttttttgcaatttgaATAACCATAATCTtagatttgaatttttatttttaaaagcccTTCGTGTCCAGTATTTTAACAAAGAATAATgttctgtttaaaattattgtttgtcgTTCGTGTGATCAAGGTCAAGGACGATTGGGTATTATATCTATGACACTTTGGTATGCGTTAGAAATATAGTATTATgtccatttttgttttttcagtGGAAACCTTTCAACTTACAAAGAACTGTGCTCCTTAGCGTCTGATTTGAACCAGCCGGATCTTCTCTACAAGTTCATGCATTTAGCACATCACAACTCCATTTGGAATTCCAAACGAGGTGGGCAATTTTAATTCACCTCTTTTTACTACtgtcatattttaatcaaacaaaagaattttaaatgcgttattgtatttattacttttctttcatgtaaatacacattttattttcacgaAAAGAATATTACCAGTTtagctttataaattaacataactgtgcaatttttaattataaatgaaattatgtgTCAGATTTAATCCTCGAAACTGAAATTTGAATTAGGAACACGATTTTGTTGGAAAATGATGTCTGTAAACCTTTTATACGATAAGTCTTCCTTCGTGTTCAGGCGCGGCGTTCGGTTTCCAATCTCTAACAGCGGCGGCGGGGGGGTCCCTGTCGACCCACCTGCCTCGTATCGTGCCCCGCCTGTACCGCTACCGGTTCGACCCCACGCCTCGCATACAGAACTCCATGGCCGCCATATGGAGCGCCCTCGTCTCCAACACGCCGGCCACGGTAACCTTAACATACGTTTGAGACTTATTGTTTGTTGTAACGgaaattgttatttctttcattaacaataataCACGTTCAGAAAACTGTGTTGCTCTTGCTGTGGAGAACAGTCTGGAACCTTTAGGCCATTCATGGTGATTCATACgggaaagtttttattataacgatCGCGCCAAAGATAATCAGTCGATTAACGAACGAACGAAATTCTGTGGGTAGAAGTTCCATGCgaacaaaaataactttataatacacTTAATAGGCATATCgccattatatataaaaaatccaagTTTCTAGCCTTAACGAATTCAATGTTACGAAAGGATGAATACGAACGGTTTAATCACttcaataatgatattttttatcatgacGCTCCAGGTGCAGAAATACCataaggaaatattaaaagacttGGTGAGCAACTTGACGTCCAACCAATGGAGGGTGCGGATGTCGTGTTGCAATGCGCTCGCTGACCTTTTGAGGTAACTTATATCATTCAACGGAACATAACCCGACTGTCAGATACACGGCTtggaactttaaaaaaaatatttgaagtttcCTCCAACGATGTGAAagttttactaaatttaattccaacaaattaatactaaaagtTGAAggttagaattttatattaaatatttttaatgtgatttttaATTCGAGTGTGAAGCTCGATATCGCTTGTatgaaataacataattacacTCCACAGGGGCGCGCAGAGTCTACACGATTCTTTGGAGCATTTACCGACTATTTGGACTCAACTGTTCCGAGTCATGGACGACGTCCACGAGGGGACGCGCCAGGCGGCGACATCTACAGCCAACGTGCTTTCCaaagtatgtttattttattattaataataataatatacactgACTCCACAAAATCAacaatttactaaaaataccGCCAGGATTTGGACGAAATATACAAGGAGAATGTAaccttgtatattattatacaagagAAAGATTAAAGAGTCATTATAGGTATCtaagtaaaaatttgtttgcAGCTATGTATCCAGGCTACAGACGTGAAGCAAGGCAAAGACGGAAAGGAAATATTGTCAGCCATACTACCGGTGTTGTTGGACACCGGCATCACGAATCTCGTTAAAGAAGTCAGAAGTGTGAGGTACGCGTGGCtgtagaaaataattagtttaaagTATAAAGACTCGTAACAAACGGTTTGCGCTAAGGTCCGAATGTTTTGGAATAACTAAACAGTTAAATCGCGAATCGTGTTATGTAgcttctatattatttaaaaaataaacgtttataACAGCGGACATTTTGAACACATTGAAAACAGATTGgtaaaaatttttctttgcgTTCCTCATTAAGGTTTACGTTTTCGCCTATATCCTATAAAAAACcgggaatttttaaaatactgtgTCCTCAAGTTCCTACCGAAAGgttagcttatttatttacccATCCATCGTTAAGCGACAATTCTATATCTATGTACTTATGTTCGCCAAACGGTCTCTGCTCcgccataattttattttattacaattgatTATTTCAAGTTCAATACTGTACTGGACTAATTGTAGTCTAAATTTAAggtaatatactatatattgcTTATCATAGAGTATGTGTGTCGTTGTAGTCTGCAGACGGTGTCGATGTTGGTGTCGTCAGCGGGGTCGTCCCTGGCCCCCCTGCTGCCCCGGCTGGTGCCAGCCCtggcggcggcggcgggggACCTGGAGCCCGCTCGTCTCGGCTACCTGTCAACGGCCATCACTGACGGCGCCACACGAGACGCTATAGACGACCTGCGAGCGAGCGCCGCGAGGCAGCACTACACCACGGACACTGTCGTCAAggtcaattaatatatatatatgttcttaGAAACAACATAGGAATTaacttctttttataatattcgatacaatttcaataataattaattaaatttacacaaaataaaaccaaatttaaatgaataaatttcaacTATCTCCATTTAAACTTATTGCGAAATAAAATCTGAATATAAAGTAAAGGAAAGATTTAAACGCACTCCAAAAATCTACGATCGATTAATTTTGCTACACCAACGCGCGGTACGACTGAAAAAGAATCCTAATCTCCTCTAACAACTACTGAGGTATATGTCATGCGAGTCCCCCTTACACTCATATTCctataacacatatatatgtcgcCAACTGCTCCATTATGATGATTTATGCTTTATCTGAtgtcaaaacaataaattaacgtAGCATTATTAACTCACATTCCTTTGTGaacaaagattatatatattaagtatgtaagtagtaataatttcacaaaatattaaattgaagcTACAAACAGTAATACTATCATTACTGTCATTACTGTCATTAGCGTTTAACCGTAACTGCTACCACAATAAGGGTGTTATCAATAATAACcgattttacaaaatattttgtgatgaTCGATGAGGAAATACGTACTCATGGAACAATTATCAGCAGCGAAAGtgtatcataatttaaatttagaagcAGTTATCtcgtctttattttatataaaacctcttttttccatttattccttttataaaaaaaagttggacttattctttaaaataataacaatttcagTGTATGCCGTACATCACCATAGATATAATGAAGGAGATGTTACCGAAGATTCTGGAACTGACTAAGTCTCCACAGCTGGGTACTAAGGTCGCGTGCGCGCATTTCTTAGTACTGGCCGCGCATTACTTGAGGGCCGACCTCGAACCCGTGGCTGGGAAGATTATGTCTAGTCTCTTGAACGGCATATTCGATAGAAACGCCACCGTAAGAAAGAATTATGCCGAGGCTTTGGGACAAGTATCCGCTTATGCTAAGgtacgtttaaaaaattttgctcaacaaaaatatagacgGTATTATAGAATgtcaaatgaatttaaatattccagcCGCAGTCCATAGACAAACTGATGAAGAAGTTAGTCAATCTGTACGAAACGAAGGAGGATGACGCGTCTCGGTCCGCGGTCGCGCTAACTTTAAAGGCGGTGGCGAAAGCTAAGATCGAACATATCAAGGATAATGAAGAAACTTTGGTGCCTGTTGTGTTTTTGGCCATGCACGCTTCCAAAGAGGACGGTCAGAAGATATACTGCTATTTTATTGACTTGATTAGTTTAGTTTCAGCCAAAAGTAAAGCCTGGACTACAATGACAGCTAATTCTACGCTAAAATAATAGAGACTTCCGAAATGAACGGTAACATTAGGAGTCCTACATTCAAAATCATGGAAAATAAAAGCTCgaataaagaaagaataagctgaaaaaatatacttacacacagacacacgcacacacattaataaaatttccatttcCTTCTAAGGAAGAACCACTTGACATCTCCGGAATACGCAGCTAGGAATACGGTCATGATAATTAATATCCTTCAATGTGTGACATCCAgtgaatacatatatgttacaGATTCGTCTACGGTGGAAATGTTCTCCGAGCTGTGGTCCGACGTGAGTCCCAGCGCGGGCCGCGGAGTGCGGGCGCACGTGCGGGCTCTGAGGACCGCCGTGGAGCAAGCACTCGCCTCCGGCAGCTGGGCCAAGAAGATAcaggttaaaaatatacagataacGAAATGATATGCATTATTATACTACGGCTCATGACACGCGGATAAAAAGATGTGTTTTAGATTAGAAAAGAATAACCTCTCACTTCAAAAAGACATGCAGCATCTTATATTTGTAGTAGTGTAGATTTAAATGTAGACTTAATAcatgtatgtttattaatgttgTAAGAACACAAGAAGCAACTTGTTAAATGTCATGTTGTTTTTTGATCAGGCAGCCAAAGCGGTTAAAACTATATGTAAGGAGCTGTCCGGCGAGCTCGGCGACGAGAGGGAACCGTTCATAAGATCCTTACTCGCCGCTGTCCAAGGAAAG is part of the Danaus plexippus chromosome 11, MEX_DaPlex, whole genome shotgun sequence genome and harbors:
- the LOC116765492 gene encoding proteasome adapter and scaffold protein ECM29; this translates as MSEMNLTESSNDCSNDSLLLDRVFLRLGNANTDEQLENCLNRFLPPVILKLSSPHEQIRTKVMELLIHVNKRVKCRNEVQLPVETLLQSYKDPNANSFIINFSIIYITMGFPRLPKDRQVDLVPSLLEAIENKPVAHQDSILMLVMPLLGDIKETNLKLKEKPKVANLILKFATDILLLPYRALPNSGESEFQVPPGMSMKSYKRIVDKNQINPNQLEEMKLSIVNFIGKDVFSASEALVPLVVAAADSRFSVANHANSPLIRVNSSVDWSQQSVVAPLYSLYLGTWGGMTVHPDDRKIPACTRLRLKLIQYLNKATGPAIIFPHCVQVVFSSIFVTNTNSRLRNMALMFLLNVINNGNEVQLRQVASVFLQGLLKLIRTEEHAEQHAKAYMCLGRLAMKCPSCFNNQFALLEELVKKIPDAVPEIKTALRDALLEMATAYKITPEDKGEPMECEEAGPSGVEAAEGGESKKPRPSPFDEPHALALFALLDHYMHCEESMIRYIAMRYASAVFPQDYVPSRYLLLLASGDSQDEISTEALKCLYGTSRANEIEDVVNNVAKKEKETIGIDEEGSKKDSAGTQEEKFKVPGFIEVVDYVWDQMQKRKKGSNVKHRFVIGNQVLQFHPQSYQEILRYLRMCLNRNANLKDCSNHPNATSPLLSRYIHEHLLETEALDRYLTMITSLLNACPGVMPLTCFLDIVGCIPDKIADKYKTILPFLKQLFTNSTREEIRETSAAIYAIITVHTSDKSSIDKEIKEFVDQALNNKSLESQCGYVMAFTYLCERCVVLWKRKKFGGKGFSPSNWEPYREGVLCLATFLCHSQSLLVSTSCIAMSLLVRCTSLPLPNISSKQEQLLNSENPFKINQADVVMPDDEVTKFSVADRLFKIVGNAKLPSKVKERSLYNLGLMCCGERLSFAKQIVKGFLQMARDSKEFEIHLQIGESLVLCVEGVNSNENRDLWTELPNEVESKIKDSEALKENDEILKWLLLELFKIGKHPHPHSRQATCIWLLALLKNCPERAPIKNSLQQLQDTFMEYLSENSDIVQDVASKGLSLVYQNSDEAQKKALVGQIIDQLTSGKRAVAQVTDDTRLFEEGQLGTAPTGGNLSTYKELCSLASDLNQPDLLYKFMHLAHHNSIWNSKRGAAFGFQSLTAAAGGSLSTHLPRIVPRLYRYRFDPTPRIQNSMAAIWSALVSNTPATVQKYHKEILKDLVSNLTSNQWRVRMSCCNALADLLRGAQSLHDSLEHLPTIWTQLFRVMDDVHEGTRQAATSTANVLSKLCIQATDVKQGKDGKEILSAILPVLLDTGITNLVKEVRSVSLQTVSMLVSSAGSSLAPLLPRLVPALAAAAGDLEPARLGYLSTAITDGATRDAIDDLRASAARQHYTTDTVVKCMPYITIDIMKEMLPKILELTKSPQLGTKVACAHFLVLAAHYLRADLEPVAGKIMSSLLNGIFDRNATVRKNYAEALGQVSAYAKPQSIDKLMKKLVNLYETKEDDASRSAVALTLKAVAKAKIEHIKDNEETLVPVVFLAMHASKEDDSSTVEMFSELWSDVSPSAGRGVRAHVRALRTAVEQALASGSWAKKIQAAKAVKTICKELSGELGDEREPFIRSLLAAVQGKTFDGKHHVIEALAELCVVPEGEKVSSSLISEAVDALVSESRKQEPSYKRHALLALSHALPAADHQRFTSLYEIVKQILTKDEFSMDKDSDEEDNEGVRQRREQLTALKEAAYDLLGKAWPKDPDTQEKYQELYFEHCSKSYPTSSRSTQLAILASISKVLERLAVLNDPEPMETDNSSAYTRNQVIATVTEHVTSIIEYTLKNSNQVRHRRDALSLMEILIKQLKELHKAEELNKLKAIYQTHVQDLSREESHELRAKVDNIKVHFK